From one Candidatus Bathyarchaeia archaeon genomic stretch:
- a CDS encoding metallophosphoesterase, whose product MGGEDTLLKPISPYAALLINDGSEKTLVISDIHLGWEASLSEEGIHVPSQTIKLLRRLERIISLEKPDCLIMLGDVKHTIEKIEIEEWRDVPFFFERLREKISCIKIVPGNHDGNIEVLLPEGIEVASQQGVIIGNVGLFHGHTWPDIKMMGCETLVIGHIHPTITFRDPIGFRITNQVWVKAPCDRAVLTRSILKHYNVKFKRDENPEVILESSFSIKPRVKTLLIMPSFNDFLGGRAINKSSIARDAIFKDFIGPILRSGSVLLERAEIYLLDGTFIGTLDRLSMLE is encoded by the coding sequence ATGGGTGGGGAAGATACTCTACTTAAGCCCATAAGCCCCTACGCAGCCCTCCTTATAAATGATGGTTCAGAGAAAACTTTGGTAATATCTGATATACATTTAGGTTGGGAGGCATCTTTATCTGAAGAAGGAATCCATGTTCCCTCTCAGACAATTAAGCTCTTAAGAAGACTTGAGCGCATAATATCGCTTGAGAAACCTGATTGCCTAATAATGCTTGGGGACGTCAAGCACACAATCGAAAAAATAGAAATTGAGGAATGGCGTGACGTACCATTTTTCTTTGAGAGGCTCAGAGAGAAAATTTCTTGTATAAAAATTGTTCCCGGAAACCATGACGGGAACATAGAGGTTCTACTACCAGAGGGCATTGAAGTTGCATCACAACAAGGAGTAATAATTGGTAATGTTGGGTTATTTCATGGACACACGTGGCCTGACATCAAAATGATGGGGTGTGAAACGTTAGTAATAGGGCATATTCATCCAACAATAACATTTAGGGACCCGATAGGTTTCAGAATAACAAACCAGGTTTGGGTGAAAGCGCCATGTGATAGGGCTGTGTTAACCAGATCGATACTCAAACATTACAATGTTAAGTTTAAGAGAGATGAGAACCCGGAAGTCATATTGGAATCATCTTTTTCCATTAAGCCTAGAGTAAAAACCCTACTTATAATGCCATCTTTCAATGACTTTCTGGGTGGAAGAGCCATAAATAAGTCTTCGATAGCTAGGGATGCGATTTTTAAAGATTTTATCGGGCCTATCCTGAGGTCTGGAAGTGTGCTTTTGGAGCGCGCTGAGATTTATCTTTTGGATGGAACCTTTATTGGAACACTTGATAGACTCAGTATGCTGGAATAA
- a CDS encoding inositol monophosphatase family protein has translation MGGNLNLLIDVAKEIYSSVHPMLGTSRAGEIVGLGFGGDKTRLIDAVAENAAINYLERNGFSCIFIGEECGVKKIGSSPEFYLIIDGVDGTNNAIRGIKFASSSIAISPTGRLGEIEAAVVIDLHDGEIFSAERGCGAKHNNQLIKPSNVSSLKDAIVSVDVSRSIESIERTVPIMRKVKGLRSLGSASLEICHVASGFLDAYIDLREMLRTIDFAAGMLIIKEAGGVFLQPNGDEIPNIPLTEIKRFSVIASANRSLFDEIISLVNPEQKMLG, from the coding sequence ATGGGCGGCAACCTTAATCTGCTAATCGATGTTGCCAAAGAAATCTATTCATCTGTCCACCCAATGCTTGGGACCTCTAGGGCTGGAGAAATAGTTGGCTTAGGTTTCGGCGGGGACAAAACAAGATTGATTGATGCTGTAGCTGAGAATGCTGCCATAAACTATCTTGAGAGAAATGGTTTTTCATGCATATTTATTGGTGAGGAGTGCGGCGTCAAGAAGATTGGTTCATCACCAGAATTCTATCTTATAATAGATGGCGTTGATGGCACAAATAATGCCATTAGAGGTATAAAATTTGCTTCCTCCTCAATTGCTATTTCACCCACGGGAAGATTGGGTGAGATAGAAGCAGCTGTTGTGATAGATTTGCATGATGGTGAAATATTCTCGGCTGAGAGGGGATGCGGCGCCAAACACAATAATCAGTTGATTAAACCATCCAATGTGAGTAGCTTAAAGGATGCTATTGTATCAGTTGACGTTTCAAGAAGCATAGAATCAATAGAGAGAACTGTGCCAATAATGAGAAAAGTTAAGGGCTTAAGATCCCTTGGATCAGCGTCCCTCGAGATCTGCCATGTTGCGTCTGGGTTTCTGGATGCGTATATTGATTTGCGTGAAATGCTTAGAACAATAGACTTTGCGGCTGGGATGCTAATAATTAAAGAGGCTGGCGGCGTTTTCCTACAACCGAATGGTGATGAGATACCGAATATCCCATTAACCGAAATTAAACGCTTCTCGGTTATAGCTTCAGCTAATAGAAGCCTATTTGATGAAATAATATCGCTAGTTAATCCTGAACAAAAAATGCTTGGTTAA
- a CDS encoding OsmC family protein has translation MAKIRAKARLIENFQVLSTNERAHAFIFDLPASYKGTDIGPTALEAALMSLAGCAATIYALVAKNSNVELERLEVVAEAEKPEDSPKLTSVKLRINVSGNVSDKILSALWRRTEENCPVLYIFRDSIPIEIEFKAATSLEQY, from the coding sequence ATGGCTAAGATTCGAGCTAAAGCAAGATTGATTGAGAATTTTCAGGTGCTTAGCACAAACGAGAGGGCCCATGCATTCATATTTGATTTGCCAGCCAGCTACAAGGGAACGGATATTGGTCCAACAGCATTAGAGGCTGCCTTAATGTCTCTGGCTGGCTGTGCTGCGACGATATATGCATTAGTTGCTAAAAACAGTAACGTTGAACTAGAACGCCTAGAGGTGGTAGCTGAGGCTGAGAAACCCGAAGACTCGCCTAAATTAACAAGCGTTAAGCTTAGAATTAATGTGTCTGGGAATGTTAGTGATAAAATATTAAGTGCGCTTTGGAGGAGAACTGAGGAGAATTGCCCAGTACTCTATATATTCAGAGATTCAATCCCTATTGAAATTGAATTTAAGGCTGCAACATCACTCGAACAATATTAA
- a CDS encoding glycoside hydrolase family 127 protein codes for MSSSTLIVDTTHSPFAKLRPVPIEDVRLEDDFWAPRLKMIQEVTLPSQYKLLYDTGRVFNFRRASGKEKGDFQGLVFNDSDVYKWLEAAAFSYAYNPNEDLLIKSRELIDEVAVAQDEDGYLNTYFTFERKKERWTNLRDLHELYCAGHLMQAAIAFYRATGEKKLFDVACRFADHIVNVFGPGKKNIPDGHPEVEMALVELYRATGKREYFDLAVFFVDNRGKRLISGSPYHIDHKPFRELTEIVGHAVRALYLNCGVTDIYLENGDKTLLDALMRLWHNLTEKKMYVTGGAGARYEGEAFGDNYELPNARAYAETCAAIANFMWNWRMLLALGEAAYTDVMELTIYNSILSGISLDGKHYFYVNPLASRGRHRRQEWFWCACCPPNVARLIASLPGYFYNTSENGIWVHLYAKSRARIEFGGNNVTVIQDTRYPWDGDIEITVNPSKEDVFSLYIRIPGWCRDSRLKINGEKVEKSLQPGSYFEIKRLWRAGDKVNLSLAMPVERIVSHPHVMENNDRVALKRGPIVYCLEGVDNPGFDVWDMILPDDAPLSAEYMPDMLGGIVAIRGEALAIDPEKFGERLYAPKTEVKYEVRKVKFTAIPYYAWANREESPMTVWIRSREKIIPAY; via the coding sequence ATGAGCAGTTCCACGCTTATTGTGGACACAACCCATAGTCCCTTTGCGAAACTCCGCCCGGTGCCAATTGAAGATGTTCGCTTAGAAGACGATTTCTGGGCGCCTAGACTAAAGATGATTCAGGAAGTAACTCTACCATCACAATATAAGCTGCTTTATGATACTGGACGCGTATTTAATTTCCGCCGTGCTTCAGGAAAAGAGAAGGGGGACTTTCAAGGACTTGTATTTAATGACTCAGACGTATATAAATGGTTGGAGGCGGCGGCTTTTTCATACGCTTATAACCCAAATGAGGATTTGCTTATCAAGTCGAGGGAGCTTATTGATGAAGTTGCCGTAGCGCAGGATGAAGATGGCTATTTAAACACTTACTTCACATTTGAGAGGAAGAAAGAGAGATGGACTAATTTAAGAGATTTGCATGAACTTTATTGCGCAGGGCATTTAATGCAGGCTGCCATAGCATTTTACAGGGCTACTGGAGAGAAGAAGTTATTTGATGTTGCATGCCGTTTTGCAGATCACATAGTGAATGTTTTTGGACCCGGTAAGAAAAATATTCCTGATGGGCATCCAGAGGTTGAAATGGCTTTAGTAGAACTTTACAGGGCAACCGGTAAGAGAGAATATTTTGATCTAGCGGTATTCTTTGTGGATAATCGTGGAAAGAGACTCATCAGTGGAAGCCCATATCATATTGATCATAAGCCCTTCCGTGAGTTAACTGAAATTGTCGGGCATGCTGTTCGTGCGCTCTATCTGAATTGCGGTGTGACAGATATATATCTTGAAAATGGCGATAAAACCCTTTTAGATGCTCTTATGAGGCTTTGGCATAATTTAACCGAGAAGAAGATGTATGTGACCGGTGGGGCTGGTGCACGCTACGAGGGTGAGGCTTTCGGTGACAATTATGAGCTGCCTAATGCCAGAGCTTATGCTGAGACATGCGCAGCTATAGCAAACTTCATGTGGAATTGGCGGATGCTACTAGCATTAGGTGAAGCTGCTTATACAGATGTCATGGAGTTAACCATTTACAATAGTATATTATCCGGGATATCCCTGGATGGAAAACACTACTTTTACGTTAATCCATTAGCCAGTAGAGGTAGGCATAGACGCCAGGAATGGTTCTGGTGTGCATGCTGCCCACCAAATGTTGCTCGTTTAATAGCATCGCTACCAGGCTACTTCTATAACACATCAGAGAATGGAATATGGGTTCACTTATATGCAAAGAGCAGAGCGCGCATAGAATTCGGCGGCAACAATGTAACAGTAATACAGGATACAAGATACCCGTGGGATGGAGATATTGAGATAACAGTTAACCCGAGTAAAGAAGACGTATTCAGCTTATACATTCGTATACCGGGCTGGTGTAGGGATTCCAGACTTAAAATTAATGGGGAAAAAGTGGAGAAGTCGTTGCAACCTGGAAGCTACTTTGAGATTAAACGTTTATGGAGAGCTGGTGACAAAGTTAATTTATCACTTGCAATGCCAGTTGAGAGAATAGTGTCCCATCCACATGTTATGGAAAATAATGATAGAGTTGCATTGAAGCGTGGTCCAATAGTCTATTGTCTCGAGGGAGTTGATAATCCAGGCTTCGATGTTTGGGACATGATTTTACCGGATGATGCACCATTAAGCGCTGAATATATGCCTGATATGCTAGGTGGAATAGTTGCTATACGCGGCGAAGCTTTAGCAATAGACCCTGAAAAGTTTGGTGAGAGACTTTATGCACCTAAAACAGAGGTTAAATATGAGGTGCGTAAAGTGAAGTTCACGGCTATACCATACTATGCTTGGGCGAATAGGGAAGAGAGCCCAATGACAGTATGGATAAGATCCCGCGAGAAAATTATTCCAGCATACTGA
- a CDS encoding CHASE4 domain-containing protein gives MKLRTKIFMVILAITICLLIILTLLTHYGIMSSILTFEKELINEQANRIRNVLKNEIATLTSLAFDWAFWDDTYVFVQNNNSQYIESNLVDETFIDLKLNFMLFFNSSGNLVFGKAFNPRYEYDNVLLERLIECFGSFSPFINNSDAGDVISGLLMLEEKLAFFVSCPILTSEKEGTIMGSLVIGRLFDENKLNELSEAVQCALTIYMFSSPNMPSDFVSAKSHLSANKTLHIQPLSEDYIAGYILLSDYYGNPLAILRFDLPRKIYAEGLRIISIAPVVFIIICIIFGFTIMVCLDRFVISPILGLSKEINNIERSADFSRRVKIVRGSDELSDFSNGINRMLQALENLWTPFFTTKPRGLGLGLAICKRIVEAHGGKITVKITVESELGKGSTFRIILPMKSATS, from the coding sequence ATGAAGCTACGCACTAAAATATTCATGGTAATATTGGCGATAACGATATGCCTACTTATAATTTTGACTCTCTTAACGCATTACGGGATTATGTCCAGCATATTAACTTTTGAGAAGGAGCTTATCAATGAGCAGGCGAATCGAATCCGTAATGTTTTGAAAAATGAGATTGCCACTCTCACCTCTCTAGCCTTTGATTGGGCTTTTTGGGACGATACATACGTTTTCGTTCAAAATAATAATAGCCAATACATAGAGAGCAATCTAGTTGATGAAACTTTCATTGACCTCAAATTAAATTTTATGCTCTTCTTCAATTCTTCTGGGAACCTGGTTTTTGGAAAAGCATTTAACCCAAGATATGAATATGATAATGTTCTATTAGAGAGGCTCATAGAATGTTTTGGCTCTTTCAGCCCATTTATAAATAATAGCGATGCTGGGGATGTCATAAGCGGCTTACTTATGTTGGAGGAAAAACTTGCCTTCTTCGTCTCATGCCCAATACTCACAAGCGAGAAAGAGGGGACAATCATGGGCTCCCTCGTTATTGGGCGCCTTTTTGATGAGAATAAACTTAATGAGCTTTCGGAAGCAGTTCAGTGTGCTTTAACCATATATATGTTTAGCAGCCCTAATATGCCAAGCGACTTTGTGTCCGCTAAATCCCATTTATCCGCCAATAAAACTCTTCATATTCAGCCATTAAGCGAAGATTATATTGCTGGCTATATTCTCCTCAGCGACTATTATGGCAATCCATTAGCAATACTTAGATTTGATTTGCCGAGAAAAATTTACGCCGAAGGATTAAGAATTATCTCAATTGCCCCCGTAGTGTTTATAATAATATGCATAATATTTGGTTTTACTATAATGGTGTGTTTAGACCGCTTCGTTATATCGCCAATTTTAGGGCTCAGTAAGGAAATAAATAATATTGAGAGGAGCGCAGACTTCAGTAGACGCGTGAAGATTGTTAGAGGAAGCGATGAATTATCAGATTTTTCTAATGGGATAAATAGGATGCTCCAAGCTCTTGAGAATCTTTGGACCCCATTCTTTACAACTAAGCCCAGGGGACTAGGCTTAGGTTTAGCCATATGTAAGCGCATAGTTGAAGCCCATGGCGGCAAAATAACCGTTAAAATAACCGTTGAGAGCGAACTAGGGAAGGGCTCAACATTTAGGATAATATTACCGATGAAATCAGCGACCTCATAA
- the hisS gene encoding histidine--tRNA ligase, translated as MRPDLRQTVRGMRDLLPDEAWRLRFIEGCARSLAELYGYEEVITPIIEYYELLAAKIGEENRKRMYVFEDLGGRKVALRPEFTASIARLVSTRMVSAPKPIRLFSFGSLYRYDEPQLGRYREFWQANYELIGSDKPEADVEILSLTNDLIEAVGLRNYVIKINHIGVLRGILEHEGISEDEQNSIMQLLDKKDWDGALKLAEKYGTSHKCLETLKRLFSVRSKDKNIFFKEISEAVKDYPSALEALNNFSEIVDLVERGGLSIHFQFESSFARGLEYYTGIIFEVYAPELNIAVGGGGRYDKLIGLFGGEDVPAIGVAFGVDRIMLAMEEQGVNPPKPERIRALVVAVDENNIVDALRIAVTLRRHGIQAETDVMRRGLSRALSDADRRGIAYTIIIGPKELGEGKVILRDMRSKVQEETRIEELPSKLSVF; from the coding sequence TTGCGCCCAGATTTGCGGCAGACTGTTCGCGGTATGAGAGACCTCCTTCCCGATGAGGCTTGGAGGCTTAGGTTTATTGAGGGTTGTGCTAGGAGTCTTGCTGAGCTATATGGCTATGAGGAGGTTATAACGCCCATTATAGAATACTATGAGCTATTAGCTGCTAAAATAGGTGAAGAAAACAGGAAGCGCATGTATGTCTTCGAGGACCTCGGTGGGAGAAAGGTTGCTTTAAGACCAGAGTTCACAGCTTCAATTGCCAGGCTAGTCTCAACAAGAATGGTTAGCGCGCCAAAACCCATAAGACTATTCTCCTTTGGAAGCCTATACCGCTATGATGAGCCTCAATTGGGGAGATATCGGGAGTTCTGGCAGGCAAACTATGAGCTTATTGGTTCGGATAAGCCTGAGGCTGATGTTGAGATTCTAAGCTTAACCAACGATCTTATTGAAGCTGTCGGGTTAAGGAACTATGTGATAAAAATTAATCATATTGGTGTGTTACGCGGCATACTTGAGCATGAGGGGATATCTGAGGATGAACAGAACTCAATTATGCAACTACTCGACAAGAAGGATTGGGATGGAGCCCTTAAGCTCGCCGAGAAATATGGTACATCCCATAAATGCCTGGAAACCCTCAAGAGACTTTTTAGCGTGAGGAGCAAGGACAAAAACATTTTTTTCAAGGAAATTTCTGAGGCTGTTAAGGATTATCCTAGCGCTTTAGAAGCCCTCAACAACTTTAGTGAGATTGTAGATTTGGTTGAGCGTGGCGGCTTAAGCATTCACTTTCAGTTTGAGTCCAGTTTTGCTAGGGGTCTAGAATATTATACTGGGATCATATTTGAGGTCTATGCGCCAGAGTTGAATATAGCGGTTGGTGGAGGCGGAAGATACGATAAACTGATAGGGTTATTTGGGGGAGAGGATGTGCCAGCTATTGGTGTTGCATTTGGCGTTGACAGAATAATGTTGGCGATGGAAGAGCAGGGAGTTAATCCGCCTAAACCTGAGAGGATAAGAGCGCTTGTAGTAGCGGTTGATGAGAATAATATTGTCGATGCCCTTAGAATAGCGGTTACGCTGAGAAGACATGGGATCCAAGCCGAGACTGATGTTATGAGGCGTGGGCTCTCAAGGGCTCTTTCAGACGCGGATAGAAGGGGAATAGCATATACAATCATTATTGGACCTAAGGAGCTTGGTGAGGGGAAAGTTATCTTAAGAGACATGAGGAGCAAGGTTCAGGAGGAGACTAGAATAGAGGAGCTTCCAAGCAAGCTTAGCGTATTTTAG
- a CDS encoding Lrp/AsnC ligand binding domain-containing protein — MQISVYILVEVERGEPWQVASEISKIEGVKTAHAVTGQYDIIVYAELDCLETLKNVIKRIHAIEGVQHTQTAVCIP; from the coding sequence ATGCAGATAAGCGTCTATATTTTAGTTGAGGTTGAGAGAGGAGAACCTTGGCAAGTAGCATCTGAGATATCTAAGATTGAAGGGGTTAAAACAGCTCATGCCGTAACGGGACAATATGACATAATCGTTTACGCGGAGCTAGATTGTTTAGAAACCCTAAAGAATGTTATAAAGAGGATACATGCCATAGAGGGCGTTCAGCATACACAGACAGCGGTCTGCATACCATGA
- the lysS gene encoding lysine--tRNA ligase: MRLERAEKIIGHGTWYDKMAHKIIERERKIGRRIDLIRVESGVAASGIPHIGSISEVVRNYAVSLAIEEQGYKSEFIVFSDNKDGLRSVPAGMPKFLEEHLGKPVTDIPDPFGCHSSYGEHMVYLLLEALDKLGIEYKFMSAVEAYGKGLLNNEIRDILVNSKRVGEIIYEETGQEKYLNALPYFPVCASCGRIYTTKAYEFLPDEDKVLYVCEGMEVKGKWLEGCGYRGEADYRRGEGKLGWKAGEFAARWRALDVRFEAYGKDIADSVRVNDRISREILNYEPPLHARYEMFLDKSGRKISKSTGNIFSPQIWLRYGSPQSMLLLLLKRFVGTRNISASDIPRYMNEMDWLEDVYFGKVRIEDRMEEAKLKGLYEYCWFMKPPKEPSIHVPYNVLTYLAKVAPKGSEIEFIADKLRDYGYIRDKSELTEDLKRRIEYALNWVSDFQEITETKVKLSQDEMNAIRQLIQRIQVEEEAEKIQSAIFEAARENNLKPKDFFRTLYMILLGAPSGPRLGPYIVAMGKANVIKALEKSLEDAD, translated from the coding sequence TTGAGGTTGGAGAGAGCAGAGAAGATAATTGGTCATGGGACATGGTATGATAAAATGGCTCATAAAATAATTGAGCGTGAGCGGAAGATAGGTAGAAGAATCGATTTGATTAGGGTGGAAAGTGGCGTCGCAGCATCCGGTATACCGCATATAGGGAGCATATCAGAGGTTGTAAGAAACTACGCTGTCTCATTAGCTATTGAGGAGCAGGGATACAAATCTGAGTTTATAGTTTTCTCAGACAATAAGGATGGTCTAAGAAGTGTTCCAGCCGGGATGCCGAAGTTCCTTGAGGAGCATTTAGGTAAGCCAGTAACAGATATACCAGACCCATTCGGATGCCACAGCAGTTATGGAGAGCATATGGTTTATCTGCTGCTCGAAGCCCTAGATAAGCTGGGCATAGAATACAAGTTTATGTCGGCCGTCGAGGCCTATGGGAAAGGCCTACTTAACAATGAGATAAGGGATATTCTAGTGAATTCTAAGCGCGTCGGCGAAATCATTTATGAGGAGACTGGTCAAGAGAAGTATCTCAATGCTCTACCATATTTTCCGGTATGTGCATCCTGTGGAAGAATATATACAACCAAGGCCTATGAATTCCTGCCAGATGAGGATAAAGTGCTTTATGTCTGTGAGGGCATGGAGGTTAAGGGGAAGTGGCTTGAGGGGTGCGGATATAGGGGTGAAGCGGACTACAGGAGAGGCGAAGGTAAGCTGGGCTGGAAGGCTGGTGAGTTTGCTGCCAGGTGGAGAGCGCTTGATGTGAGATTTGAGGCGTATGGAAAGGATATAGCCGACTCGGTTAGGGTGAATGATAGAATCTCGCGGGAAATATTAAATTATGAGCCGCCGCTCCACGCAAGATACGAAATGTTCCTCGATAAGAGCGGAAGAAAAATCTCTAAGTCTACTGGAAATATCTTCTCTCCGCAGATTTGGCTCCGTTATGGCTCCCCACAGTCCATGCTACTATTACTACTAAAGCGCTTTGTTGGGACTAGAAATATTTCAGCCTCAGATATACCGCGCTACATGAATGAAATGGATTGGCTGGAAGATGTATATTTTGGCAAGGTTAGGATTGAGGATAGAATGGAGGAGGCGAAGCTTAAGGGCCTATATGAATATTGCTGGTTCATGAAGCCTCCAAAGGAACCTAGCATACATGTGCCATACAATGTGCTCACATATCTTGCTAAGGTTGCGCCAAAGGGCTCGGAGATAGAGTTCATAGCTGATAAACTGCGGGACTATGGATATATTAGAGATAAGAGCGAGCTTACCGAGGACCTAAAGAGGCGCATAGAATACGCTCTGAATTGGGTAAGCGACTTCCAGGAAATAACTGAGACTAAAGTTAAGCTCAGCCAAGACGAGATGAATGCGATAAGGCAGCTTATACAGAGAATTCAAGTCGAGGAAGAGGCTGAGAAAATACAGAGCGCAATATTTGAGGCTGCCAGAGAGAATAATCTTAAGCCAAAAGATTTCTTCAGAACATTATACATGATACTTTTGGGAGCACCATCCGGACCGAGGCTTGGACCATACATTGTTGCCATGGGAAAAGCAAACGTTATAAAAGCCCTAGAGAAAAGCCTAGAGGATGCGGACTAA
- a CDS encoding DNA primase, producing the protein MLILLGNYYLPKGMRPSTLDEREQFYMSEFDLNNVREWFNEWSGRIVFAVIIGRHTRIYPPEYEEDASTTILIDNYSDLEDVREWILEFLPESVYYDRNVYDEYGRIAGQGLAFDLDPENLTCPIHGSLEDKMRRHQGLSFCEIELDMVKDETIKLYDELSKIFSNLKIVYSGRGFHIHVFDRDVFSWSREKRIELAKEIKNKGFIIDEWVTSGSMRLIRLPYSLHGMVSRIVMPIDVAEIDNFNPIEDERCIPSFLKPFKIG; encoded by the coding sequence ATGTTGATATTATTGGGCAACTATTATTTACCTAAAGGTATGCGTCCCTCAACTTTGGATGAGCGGGAGCAATTCTATATGAGCGAATTCGATCTTAATAATGTTAGAGAATGGTTTAATGAATGGAGTGGAAGAATAGTCTTCGCTGTAATAATTGGGAGGCATACAAGGATTTATCCGCCGGAATATGAGGAGGATGCATCAACAACAATTCTCATAGATAATTATTCAGATTTGGAGGATGTTAGGGAATGGATACTGGAGTTTCTTCCAGAATCAGTATACTATGATAGAAATGTTTATGATGAGTATGGCCGCATAGCGGGTCAGGGATTGGCTTTTGATCTAGATCCGGAAAATCTGACATGTCCAATCCACGGGTCGCTTGAGGATAAAATGCGTAGGCATCAGGGACTAAGTTTCTGCGAAATAGAGCTCGACATGGTTAAGGATGAAACAATAAAACTTTACGATGAGCTCTCCAAAATATTCTCAAACCTAAAAATAGTCTATTCAGGTAGGGGATTCCACATACATGTTTTCGATAGGGATGTTTTCAGCTGGAGCCGTGAAAAACGAATTGAACTTGCTAAAGAAATAAAAAATAAAGGTTTTATAATAGATGAATGGGTCACGTCGGGAAGCATGAGGCTCATTAGACTGCCATATAGCCTTCATGGTATGGTCTCCAGAATCGTGATGCCAATAGACGTGGCTGAGATTGACAACTTCAATCCAATAGAGGATGAAAGGTGCATACCGAGTTTTCTGAAACCCTTTAAGATAGGCTGA